One Ornithodoros turicata isolate Travis unplaced genomic scaffold, ASM3712646v1 Chromosome15, whole genome shotgun sequence DNA window includes the following coding sequences:
- the LOC135372508 gene encoding uncharacterized protein LOC135372508 has translation MASGQGPRLHIACQLHLAEDVENALDSFASMDGAVIVLKIVAPIQERSIQSIGKQCPLDNLCAGYAMELKRRQCPLESVARVPRTTGCTRHSPCAGHWTTFCGRTGAEFSRNHEVRSFQKSIQFLQSVATCSLAWTLSVLPWMDNHRRVFLEERAKMLESHACFVPLGHDVELRA, from the exons ATGGCCagtggacaaggtccacgtctcCACATA GCCTGTCAGTTGCATTTAGCCGAGGACGTCGAGAATGCGCTGGACAGTTTTGCTTCGATGGACGGAGCTGTCATCGTGCTGAAAATTGTAGCACCCATTCAGGAACGATCCATCCAGAGCATAGGGAAGCAGTGCCCTCTCGATAACCTCTGTGCAGGGTACGCCATGGAATTGAAACGTAGGCAATGTCCACTCGAGTCCGTGGCCAGAGTCCCTCGTACAACAGGGTGCACCAGACACTCACCATGTGCCGGGCACTGGACAACATTCTGTGGACGTACTGGAGCAG AATTCAGTAGGAACCATGAAGTTAGAAGCTTTCAGAAAAGCATACAGTTTCTACAG TCTGTTGCAACGTGCAGTTTAGCATGGACTTTATCTGTTCTGCCTTGGATGGACAACCATCGTAGAGTATTTTTGGAAGAGCGTGCCAAGATGTTGGAGAGTCATGCATGTTTTGTGCCACTGGGACATGATGTGGAATTGAG AGCATGA